The following are from one region of the Vitis riparia cultivar Riparia Gloire de Montpellier isolate 1030 chromosome 14, EGFV_Vit.rip_1.0, whole genome shotgun sequence genome:
- the LOC117929564 gene encoding pre-rRNA-processing protein TSR2 homolog, giving the protein MDSGGVAPQLSEEATHHLQQGIVMLLSQWSALQMAVHNEWGGRQSSQLADQLALDIFSWFTHSREPLYIDDLENILDEAMLSLNTMTEDGSIEEVAEKIMTMHEECLEGNYQSIEKLREAGSRPAVHHIRQAVNEDNDDDDDDDDDDDNDENMGNDNSSNMIVDAPEAPPPNLNPAEMPVEEPRASNPKVAEADDGWVVVASKRNRGKRN; this is encoded by the exons ATGGATAGTGGAGGCGTAGCACCACAGCTGTCAGAGGAGGCAACTCATCATCTGCAACAAGGCATAGTAATGCTTCTGTCGCAGTGGTCTGCTCTCCAGATGGCCGTCCATAACGAGTGGGGTGGTCGTCAGTCTAGCCAGCTTGCCGACCAACTCGCCCTCGACATCTTCTCCTGGTTCACACACTCCAGGG AGCCGCTTTACATTGATGATTTGGAAAATATACTTGATGAAGCTATGCTTTCGCTCAACACCATGACTGAGGACGGCAGCATTGAGGAG GTAGCTGAAAAAATAATGACTATGCATGAAGAATGTTTGGAAGGTAATTATCAGTCAATTGAAAAACTAAGGGAAGCCGGTTCCCGGCCAGCTGTTCATCATATTAGACAG GCTGTTAATGAggacaatgatgatgatgatgatgatgacgatgaCGACGACAATGATGAGAACATGGGGAATGATAATTCATCAAACATGATTGTGGATGCCCCAGAAGCCCCCCCACCAAATTTAAATCCAGCAGAGATGCCGGTAGAGGAGCCAAGGGCCTCAAACCCAAAGGTTGCTGAAGCAGATGATGGATGGGTGGTAGTTGCCTCCAAGCGGAATAGGGGTAAAAGGAACTGA
- the LOC117929681 gene encoding protein MAK16 homolog A-like: MQHDEVIWQVIRHNHCSFMTKITTGNFCRNPYNVTGICNRSSCPLANSRYATIRDHDGVFYLYMKTIERAHMPNKLWERVKLARNYGKALELIDKHLMFWPKLLVHKTKQRLTKMTQMRIRMRKLALKTREKIMTTPRKEKKREARREEKAEKAAVLDKSIEKELLERLKRGVYGDIYNYPVKEYNKVLDMEGLQAASEDEEEEEPEIEYVEGYEELEEEDDIEDFGGLEIDESLKDEDLDDDMGEDDEEMDLIDLKRVRRGSGSAHGKLDKDERGANLKKRPRVLVEVEHEGTDERQKAIQ; encoded by the exons ATGCAACACGACGAAGTGATATGGCAGGTCATCAGGCACAACCACTGCAGTTTCATGACCAA AATCACAACTGGGAACTTTTGCCGCAATCCCTATAACGTAACTGGGATTTGCAATCGCAGTTCCTGCCCTCTGGCCAATAGTCGCTACGCCACAATTCGAGACCATGATG GAGTGTTTTATCTATACATGAAAACCATTGAAAGAGCCCATATGCCAAACAAATTATGGGAACGGGTTAAATTGGCACGAAACTATGGAAAGGCTCTTGAGCTTATTGACAAGCATCTA ATGTTTTGGCCGAAGTTGCTTGTTCACAAAACAAAGCAGCGTCTCACTAAAATGACTCAGATGCGAATTCGCATGAGGAAGCTTGCATTGAAAACAAG GGAGAAGATAATGACCACACCtaggaaagagaagaagagagaggcTAGAAGAGAGGAAAAGGCCGAAAAAGCTGCGGTTTTGGACAAG AGCATTGAGAAAGAATTGCTGGAACGTCTTAAGCGTGGAGTTTATGGTGACATATACAACTATCCTGTTAAAGAATATAATAAAGTTCTTGATATGGAAGGACTACAAGCTGctagtgaagatgaagaagaggag GAGCCTGAAATTGAATATGTTGAAGGCTATgaagaacttgaagaagaagatgatatTGAAGATTTTGGTGGCCTTGAGATTGATGAGTCTCTCAAGGATGAAGATCTCG ATGATGATATGGGTGAAGATGATGAGGAGATGGATTTAATTGACCTAAAGAGAGTGAGAAGAGGATCTGGGTCAGCTCATGGAAAGCTTGACAAAGATGAACGAGGCGCAAATTTGAAAAAGAGACCAAGGGTACTTGTTGAG GTTGAACATGAAGGCACTGATGAAAGACAGAAGGCAATCCAATGA
- the LOC117931227 gene encoding late embryogenesis abundant protein D-34: MSQQQPQRPQDQQQPIKYGDVFNVQGDLGMKPVAPADASMMQAAETVVLGKTGKGAAASTMQSAAAKNERAGFVGHNQGSDVAGDQGVAIAEIRLPGRRTITESIGDQVVGEYSAAAPLTPPSAAGGRVGAITIGEALEAAALAAGGKPVEWSDAAAVQAAEVRAAGRTTTAPGGVGAAAQSAATLNARTSRNEDKTKLADVLTDASEKLPRDKAATRRDAEGVVGAEVRNDPNLTTYPGGVAAAVAAAARLNQSDNKRDSTN; encoded by the exons ATGAGCCAACAGCAACCACAGAGGCCTCAGGACCAGCAGCAACCGATCAAGTACGGGGACGTTTTTAACGTTCAGGGCGACCTGGGGATGAAGCCGGTGGCGCCGGCCGACGCCTCCATGATGCAGGCTGCTGAGACTGTTGTGCTGGGCAAGACTGGGAAAGGGGCTGCGGCGTCAACTATGCAGTCGGCGGCAGCCAAGAATGAGAGGGCTGGTTTTGTGGGTCACAACCAAGGTAGTGATGTTGCAGGAGATCAAGGCGTGGCCATTGCTGAGATTCGACTTCCTGGGAGACGTACCATCACCGAATCCATTGGGGATCAG GTTGTTGGGGAATACAGTGCAGCAGCTCCGCTGACACCGCCGTCCGCGGCGGGAGGGAGAGTGGGTGCAATCACAATAGGAGAAGCACTGGAAGCGGCAGCTCTGGCTGCCGGAGGGAAGCCGGTGGAATGGAGCGACGCAGCGGCTGTACAAGCAGCGGAAGTAAGAGCAGCAGGTCGCACCACCACAGCACCCGGTGGTGTTGGTGCCGCAGCTCAGTCGGCGGCGACTCTCAACGCTCGAACTAGTCGAAACGAAGACAAGACAAAGCTGGCTGATGTTCTCACG GATGCAAGCGAGAAGTTACCAAGAGATAAGGCGGCGACAAGAAGGGATGCGGAAGGGGTGGTGGGAGCAGAGGTGAGGAATGATCCGAATCTGACTACATATCCTGGAGGAGTGGCAGCTGCCGTGGCTGCTGCAGCTAGGCTGAACCAGTCCGATAACAAACGAGACTCTACCAATTAA
- the LOC117930030 gene encoding aldehyde oxidase GLOX — MITAFILLSIFFTVFSAPDFSQTLPATVNQGEWHLLHASIGISAMHMQLLWNNKVVIFDRTDFGPSNLSLPPHLCRHDPRDHALQTDCTAHSLLYCVDTNTFRPLKVQTDTWCSSGSVLPNGTLTQTGGFNDGDHVLRMFTPCDDYSCDWVEFPGYLSQRRWYASNQILPDGRIIIVGGRRQFNYEFYPRSSRGSNLYTLDFLRETRDAHENNLYPFLHLLPDGNLFIFANTRSISLDYKRNRVVQEFPPITGGEPRNYPSSGSSVLLPINETQAIEAEVLVCGGAPPGAVSQALRGNFVSASLTCGRLKVTDENPNWVMEEMPVARVMGDMLLLPTGDVIIINGARLGAAGWEYGRSPVTNPVIYLPFGDVNRRFLVMSGSIRPRMYHSSAVLLPDGRILVGGSNPHVYYNFTNVLYPTDLSLEAYSPPYTSQAFSSLRPHILSLDENLRYGQSFSIVFNVCEYTNDRVLSANIVAPSFTTHTVAMNQRMVVLRVESVMQEAGNTYRLSVVGPSTPEIAPPGYYMLFVVHSGIPSHGSWVKIH; from the coding sequence ATGATCACCGCCTTCATCTTACTCTCCATCTTCTTTACAGTCTTCTCTGCTCCAGACTTCTCTCAAACTTTACCGGCCACAGTCAATCAAGGTGAATGGCATCTCTTGCACGCCAGCATCGGCATATCAGCCATGCACATGCAGCTCCTTTGGAACAACAAAGTCGTTATTTTTGATAGAACTGATTTTGGCCCTTCCAACCTCTCTCTTCCCCCTCACCTTTGCCGCCATGATCCTCGTGATCATGCCCTCCAAACTGACTGCACTGCTCACTCCTTACTATACTGCGTCGACACCAACACTTTCCGGCCGTTGAAGGTTCAAACTGACACTTGGTGTTCCTCTGGATCCGTTCTCCCCAATGGGACTCTTACTCAGACTGGTGGGTTTAACGATGGAGATCACGTCCTGCGAATGTTCACCCCATGCGACGATTATAGCTGTGATTGGGTCGAGTTTCCTGGGTACCTGTCCCAACGTAGATGGTATGCGAGTAATCAGATATTGCCGGACGGCCGTATCATCATCGTCGGAGGAAGACGGCAGTTTAATTATGAGTTTTACCCTCGGAGTTCTCGAGGTTCTAACTTATACACCCTTGATTTTTTGAGAGAAACCAGAGATGCCCATGAGAACAACTTGTACCCATTCTTACACCTCTTACCCGACGGAAACCTGTTCATTTTCGCTAACACACGATCGATTTCTCTAGATTACAAGCGGAATAGGGTTGTTCAGGAGTTCCCACCGATCACCGGCGGCGAGCCTCGTAACTACCCTAGCTCAGGATCATCAGTCCTGCTCCCCATCAATGAAACCCAAGCCATTGAAGCTGAGGTCTTGGTCTGTGGTGGTGCACCGCCCGGTGCAGTGTCACAAGCGTTGCGTGGAAACTTTGTTAGTGCAAGCTTGACATGCGGACGTCTGAAGGTCACTGATGAAAACCCTAATTGGGTCATGGAGGAGATGCCGGTTGCTCGAGTTATGGGGGATATGCTACTTCTTCCCACTGGCGACGTTATCATAATCAATGGGGCACGATTGGGCGCAGCCGGGTGGGAGTACGGAAGAAGTCCGGTTACTAACCCGGTGATTTACCTGCCTTTTGGGGATGTTAACCGGAGATTTTTAGTCATGTCCGGATCAATCAGACCAAGAATGTACCACTCCTCCGCTGTCCTATTACCGGATGGCCGGATTTTAGTCGGTGGAAGCAACCCTCACGTATACTATAACTTCACAAACGTCCTTTACCCCACAGACCTCAGCTTGGAAGCATACTCACCTCCCTATACATCACAAGCATTCTCTTCACTTCGTCCTCATATTCTGTCCCTGGATGAGAACTTACGATATGGGCAGTCATTCTCGATTGTTTTCAATGTGTGTGAGTACACGAATGATAGAGTTCTATCAGCAAATATTGTTGCGCCATCGTTTACTACACACACAGTGGCAATGAACCAGAGAATGGTGGTGCTGAGAGTGGAAAGTGTCATGCAGGAGGCAGGGAATACGTATAGGTTGAGTGTGGTT